A window from Zingiber officinale cultivar Zhangliang chromosome 7A, Zo_v1.1, whole genome shotgun sequence encodes these proteins:
- the LOC122001154 gene encoding uncharacterized protein LOC122001154 gives MDERRVRENRVPLKDVVVDCTRRWFQDALKEAKAGDTAMQVLVGQMYQSGYGVSKNEQKANAWITKASRYRSSVWKVSDKQPGYNASDSDSDENINMES, from the exons ATGGACGAACGGAGGGTGCGGGAGAACCGCGTCCCTCTCAAGGACGTGGTAGTGGACTGCACCCGTCGGTGGTTCCAGGATGCGCTCAAGGAGGCAAAGGCCGGGGATACTGCGATGCAAGTTCTTGTTGGTCAGATGTACCAGAGCGGCTACGGAGTCTCGAAGAACGAGCAAAAG GCAAATGCTTGGATTACAAAAGCATCAAGGTATCGAAGTTCAGTGTGGAAGGTTAGCGACAAACAGCCAG GTTATAATGCTAGTGACTCCGATTCTGATGAGAACATTAATATGGAATCATGA